From a single Terriglobia bacterium genomic region:
- a CDS encoding type IV secretion system protein, translating to MQPNPFTALNQAVSQLITSNSATLQATGLNIFRGLAVILIAWFGIKSALSASQGHGGGFHFAKFADLILMISFGLGMLTYYSAPIPGVGYSFSDLVTKEAQNISNQIESDQTQQIANTIVNAEEQLGAPPGKYSILEDLTYLLIAVILAAMEAVAFAVIAYGMVASAVCVLIGPMFIPWFIVPKMDWLFWGWFKAFLGFSFYQVVAAAFIFVFSKVLLGMLAVIGPLSLSNAFTILPALLVTLFVCIYGLIKIPELTASILGGRSGSWVNPLG from the coding sequence ATGCAGCCAAACCCCTTTACCGCCCTGAACCAGGCGGTCAGTCAACTGATCACTTCGAACAGTGCCACGTTGCAGGCCACGGGACTCAACATCTTCCGCGGCCTGGCCGTGATCCTGATTGCCTGGTTCGGGATCAAGTCCGCCCTGTCCGCCTCGCAGGGGCATGGCGGCGGATTCCATTTCGCCAAATTCGCCGACCTGATTCTGATGATCTCCTTCGGGTTGGGGATGCTGACGTATTACTCCGCACCGATCCCAGGCGTGGGCTACAGCTTCTCGGACCTTGTCACGAAAGAGGCCCAAAACATCTCCAACCAGATCGAGTCCGACCAGACGCAGCAGATCGCCAACACCATCGTCAACGCGGAGGAGCAGCTTGGGGCGCCTCCCGGCAAGTACAGCATCCTCGAAGACCTGACCTACCTTCTGATCGCTGTGATTCTTGCCGCGATGGAGGCCGTAGCCTTCGCCGTCATCGCCTACGGCATGGTCGCTTCAGCGGTCTGCGTACTGATCGGGCCGATGTTCATTCCGTGGTTTATCGTGCCGAAGATGGACTGGCTCTTCTGGGGATGGTTCAAAGCATTCCTAGGCTTCAGCTTCTACCAAGTCGTTGCCGCCGCCTTCATCTTCGTTTTCTCGAAGGTGCTGCTCGGGATGCTGGCCGTCATCGGCCCACTGTCGCTTTCCAATGCCTTCACTATTCTGCCCGCTTTGCTGGTAACGCTGTTTGTTTGCATCTACGGGCTGATCAAAATCCCGGAGCTGACCGCGTCGATTCTCGGAGGTCGTTCCGGTTCCTGGGTAAACCCACTGGGGTAA